The DNA sequence GAAATGGTCGGGGATTCACCACCAGCGCATCACGCAATGGCGCCGAGTCGACGATGTCCACGACGACGTCGACTGCGTCGGCCCCCGCGGGACCGAAGTGAAAAGCATGGGAGAGATCACGGAACACTCCGGAAAGCTGGGAGTCCATGAACGTCAGCGCTGAGTGCTCCGGCACCGTCACGCGACGCTCCGCGGTCAGGACCGGATGGCCCGTGCTGTCAGTTGCGACAAGCGTCAATCGCCCGGACAAAGGCGTCGCACAGTCGTTGTAGATATCGATGCGGATGCCCGAGAGTCCCTCGTCGGACAACACCACCGCCTGTGGCGCCCACACCCGGCGCAGCGCCACGAGCGCGGCCTTGGGTGCACCGTCGACGTCGAGCAAGCCCCAGCCTGCCCCGGGCCGGCCGTCCTTGCCAGCCAGGACCAGCGCACCTCGGCAACCCGATTCGGCGCGCCGCCAGAATCCGAAGCATCGCGACATCGCCTCGGCGATGGCCGCCCGGCCGAGTTCCAGATAGCGCTCCGGATCGATGCGCCGTACTGCGGCCGGGTCCTCCCCGAACACCTCCCGGACGTAGAAGTCCCGGACGTCTTCGAAATCCCACGATGCGCCGCGGTCCCGGGGTACTTCGGCCTTCCATCGCGGGTCGTGGCCGGCGACGGCGGCCGACCCGAAGTGCCGCTCGACGGCGGCGGGGGATGGCGGATTGGCGAAGGCCAGACACTCGGCGGCGAACCGGACACCGGCGGAGCGGACGTCGGCCACCGGCCGCAGATACCCGCCCACGCCGAACCAGTGCGCGACACCGGTGTCGGGCCGGATCGCCAGATCGTCACTCCCGTCGGGCGGCGCGGGACTGGACCGGACGTAGGGGATGCCCGCGCGTTCGGCGGCGGCGGGCAGCGCCACGTCGAGCAGTTCCATCGCGTGGCCGGCCTTGTCCAGGCCGAGCATCTCCGGGCGTTGCAGCGTCTCACTGCCAGCGCTGAGGACTGCCAGCGCCGGATTGCCCGACACGGCGCGCAGCGCGGAGTTGACCTCGTCGACGATCACCGCGGTCAGTTCACCGGGTGGGTCGAAAGTGGCCAGCATGGCGTCCTGCCAGACCAGCACCCCTAACTCGGCGCAGATCCGCCAGAACTCGGGTTGCTCGGGCACCAGCCCGCCGACGATGCGCACCATAGTGGCCCCGGCGTCGGCGAGCGCGCCGACCTGCCGGCGGATCACCGCTTCATCGGCGGTCAGCGCGACCGGATCCGGCGGAAACCAGGTGGCGCCGCGGCAGAACACGTCAATGCCGTTGACCCGCAATCTGAATCCGGTATCGCGGTCGACGGCGGTCAGGGTCCGGAACCCGAAGAGGTGGCACACCACCGGTTCGCCGCCG is a window from the Mycolicibacterium anyangense genome containing:
- a CDS encoding glycoside hydrolase family 2 protein — translated: MLDRWQVVRTESGAYQKPEELAELWPSALELDRAAPVATLAAVDDDHDWWHRAIVSVDEPAVVQFGGLSFPATVFVDGTEAAECVSMFLPVRVPIEPGTHEITVHFGALNAWLATRRPRGRWRSSLVAAPGLRWARATLLGRAPVYGNLPVPVGLWRPVTVTAQRALFDITVTADPHTGRVEVTGSGPDAVLEYAIEGPSGELVASGCATVADGDFSIGVEVPDPQLWWPRGYGDQPLYRLRLSSGGEPVVCHLFGFRTLTAVDRDTGFRLRVNGIDVFCRGATWFPPDPVALTADEAVIRRQVGALADAGATMVRIVGGLVPEQPEFWRICAELGVLVWQDAMLATFDPPGELTAVIVDEVNSALRAVSGNPALAVLSAGSETLQRPEMLGLDKAGHAMELLDVALPAAAERAGIPYVRSSPAPPDGSDDLAIRPDTGVAHWFGVGGYLRPVADVRSAGVRFAAECLAFANPPSPAAVERHFGSAAVAGHDPRWKAEVPRDRGASWDFEDVRDFYVREVFGEDPAAVRRIDPERYLELGRAAIAEAMSRCFGFWRRAESGCRGALVLAGKDGRPGAGWGLLDVDGAPKAALVALRRVWAPQAVVLSDEGLSGIRIDIYNDCATPLSGRLTLVATDSTGHPVLTAERRVTVPEHSALTFMDSQLSGVFRDLSHAFHFGPAGADAVDVVVDIVDSAPLRDALVVNPRPFQAHTGLHAQARQVGQVWELAISAAVALRYVSIDAPGWLASDNYFHLPAGRPYRVLLDSDGAAHTPSGTVGSPDALFRIPIETVS